CTAAAGATGTTTTTCCAGGAATATTGTATACTTGATTCAAATCCGCATCTACTTACCATGCCCCCTGCCGATTGTGCAATGCTCAAACGGATCTTCCAGACCGATCATCAGCCACCCAAGGTGACATCCTGGACCTGATACCAATCCAACGCTTTAAAAAATTGCTCTGGTACGAAGTCCGGCCACAGCTCGTCCAGCACATACATATCGGCGTAAACAGACTGTATCGGAAGAAAGCCGCTTAGCCTGCGCCTGCCTCCCCAGCGAATAATTAAGTCCATTCTGGAAATATCCTTTGATGCCAATCCGCCTTGATGATTCAAATCCCATTCCCAGCCATAGTTTACGAGAAAATTGACTTTGATACTGCCTTCTCCGAATTTAACCCGATTGGTAAATGGGATCAATTCTTCAGGAAAACAAGGCGAGTCAGCATTTCCCACCACCAGAAGCTCCGCATCCCTGTCTGCAAGATCCATTACCGCATCTACACAGGCCTTCTGAAACGCTTCCTTCTGGACGGCTGGTCTCTTTGTGTTGTCGGTTGTAAACCCGTAGAGAGTAAGTTCTTTTACCCCCAAATCCCGGCACAGTTCATAAAGTTGGAATCCAGGGCTGACACCATAGTGGTATCCATCCTTTTTTTCCATTCCTTTTCCTACTGCCCATCTACGGTTACCGTCAGGTATTACACCGATATGGTCGGGAATTCTTTTAAATTTCATTCCCTTTTGCCCCCCGATTTCTGTCATATCTCTAATGGTACACGTCACCCCCTTTCTGCACAATTTCTCTTATATTATTTTCTGGGTTTTGCTCGTTCATACTGCTTGGGCCAAGAAACATCACAATTCAGCTCATGTGCCGCATAAAAAGGCCAGTATGGATTTCTTAGCAGCTCACGCCCCAGATAGACAAGTTCTCCTTTTCCCTCCTGCAGTATACTCTCGGCTTCTTCTGCTTTTGTAATCAATCCGCCGCAGCTAGTCGGAAGGGAGGTAAGTCTTTTTATTTTCTCTGCATGTGAGGTCTGATACCCAGGATAGGTTTTCGGAACAACTGCAACAACCCCGCCGGTACTTACATTGACCGCGTCAATTCCCTTATGCTTCACCAGATTCAGCATTGCCGCCAGATCTTCCGCTTTATTGCCTCCCTCCTGATAATCCTCTGCACTGATACGAACCTCAATCGGTTTTTCAGCAGACCATACCTCACGAACCGCATCCAAAACTTCCCCCAAGAAACGTACCCTATTCTCATAGCTGCCACCGTACTCATCGGTCCTTTTATTGGTTAGCGGAGACAGAAACTCACTGAGCAGGTAGCCATGCGCAGCATGGATCTGAATCAGGTCAAATCCAGCTTTATCCGCCCGTATTGCCGCATTTTTGAATTCCATTACCGTATTAGCAATATCCTGCTTCGTCATCTCTCTTGGTACCGTTCCTCCCTCCTCGTAGGGAATAGGGGAGGGTGCTTCAATCTGCATACCCTTGGCTTCGCACTTCCTTCCGCCATGATTGATCTGAATTGCTGCCATTGCGCCTCCATCGTGGATAGCTGACACAATTCTAGACAAGCCTTCGATATGAGAATCATCCCATATTCCCAAATCGTTTGAGGTCAATCTGCCTTCGGGCGCTATTCCTGTTGCCTCTACTGTAATCAGGCCTGACCCCCCTACCGCTCTTGATCCGTAGTGTACCACATGCCAATCGGTAACCAGGCCAGTTTCAGGTGCGCAATACATACACATTGGCGGCATGACAATCCGGTTTTTGAAGGTTAGGTTTTTGATTTGATACTCGGTAAAGAGCTTTTTCATAATGAGTCATTCCCCCTTTACGTTTTAATATATTATAGCCAGTTTAGCGGGTTTGTAACAAATTTTCTGACATTAATCTATCTCTATTTCTGTAACAGTTCCTTTCGTTATGAAAGTCCGCTGTGTTTTCGTGAATTCGGAAGTCTATATTATTTTGACACAGGTTCATCGTGATTTGTTCCCTGTATAAAGACTTAGTGTAAAATTAGGACGGGAAAAATAAAGGAAATAAAAAAATAAGAGTGGCCTCATATGTTATGATGTTAATAACCACAAAAACAAATAACGGAGGCACTCTTATGAACAATAGTATAACTGAAATTGCAGAATTAATCATCAGGAGTTTTGAGGAAAACTTCGAAAAGATGTTGATGGAAAAGAAGGATATCTCCGAATTTGTAATTGAGACTAAGAAAATACTGGACCAAGTAGGAACGATTCTAGCGAAGGAAGCGCTGGAAATGATGGATTCTCTTGTGAAAGGAGATTCTCGTCGAAAGCAGAACTGGTATGTTCATGAGAAGGCTGCACCCAACACCCTTGCGACCATATTTGGTGAGGTTCATTATCATAGAACGTACTACAAGCATAAAACCGAAACGGAATATCGATATTTATCGGATGAACTGATGGGAATCGACTCCTACGACAAAATGGATGTTGCCTTGAAATCCAGACTGATTGAAGAAGCGATTGATACCCCGTACGCAAGAAGTGGCAGGAAAGCTGCCGAGACACTACAGATTTCAAGCCAGAGTGTTATGAACGCCATAAGGGAACTAGGCCCGGTCAGGAATAACGAAGTGAAAATTTCAAGATCAAAAGAAACGCCTACAATTCTCTACATTGAAGCTGACGAAGATCACGTTGCGCTTCAGGCTGGCGGCTGTTCAGAACCAAAGCTTGTGTATGTGCATGAAGGCAGGACACAGGTCGGAAAAGAAAGGTGGAAACTGCAGAACCCGAGATATTTCGGTGGAATGTACAGGAATCAGAAGAACTCTGGAACGAAGTAGCAGATTACATTGATACCGCCTATGACTATGATAAGATTGAAAAAATATATTTGTCCGGGGATGGAGCAAGCTGGATAAAGTCAGGAGCAACCATAATCAACAAAAGTATTTTCGTACTTGACCGATACCACCTGCACAAGGCGGTAAAAACAGCAGGAGCGCATATTGAAAACGCTGAGAGGGAAATATGGAGAGCCCTTAAAAGAGAAGACAAAGAATACCTAAAGGTCGTATTTGAAACCATCCTGGATGCAGCAGAAACAGAGACAAAGGCACAATCGGTGAAAGAAGCAAAGACCTATATCATGAATCATTGGGAAAACATTAAGTATCACTATTCCAAGGATTATTCGGGCTGCAGTGCCGAAGGGCACATTAGCCATATCTATTCAGATCGGCTCAGTTCCAGGCCGCTGGGATGGAGCCTTGAGGGAGTCGATCAGATGGCAAGACTCCGAGTCTTTGCTGAAAACGGAGGTAATCTATTCGATCTGGCGCTAAGAAAGAAACAAGAACGAATCAGAGAGACAAGAGCCATTGAACTGGACTTAAAATTATGCAGAAAAAAGATACGAAAAGTCAGTGGAGAGACAATCGATAACCTGCCTGCTCTAAATTCAGGAAAGCGCACTCAACTGGCATTAGCATTACGAGGACTCAGGGGAATTTAATACAAGGTTTTAACAATGGGGAAACTCCAGCTTTATTTTTCCCGTCCTAACTTGACGCGATCGTATAAAGATTCCACCTTGAACAGTTCCAAAAAACGTGTTAGAATACCGGTAAAGAATAAAAGACAGTTCGAAATCCATCCTGTCTCTAAACAAAACTAGGAGTTGCTAATTTGCCGATAAAATCAAGCGCTTCAGAGCGCTTTTTTTTTACATCTGGGGACAATTTCCCATCAGATGAAATGGAGAGTGCAAAGGGGGCCTCCCTGCCCATAAAGTAGCGTGCTCAGGCTGCTTGCAACGTTTGATCGGATGGTTCTTCGCTTCTTTTATGTATGAATGAAAGGAGCATTTTTTATGCCTGGAATCAAATTTTTAACAACAAAACAAATTACCATTTCCGCTATCGTTATCGCGGCATACATTGCCGTAATGTTTACCACTCAAAGTTTTGCCTTCGGCCAATATCAGATTAGAATTGCCACGAGTATCTACGCTCTGGCAGCCATTTATCCATTTTTGATTCTGCCCATGGGGCTGGCTAACTTTTTAAGCAATACTTTGATGGGAGGCCTTGGCCTCCCTGATATGATCGGGGGATTCATTGCAGGAATTCTTACAGCTGGGAGCTGCTGGTATATGAAAAAGATCAGCGTTTATCTTGTCGCCCTTCCAATTCTGCTCGTCCCCACTCTTTTGGTTCCAATCTGGCTGTCTTATCTGCTTCAGGTGCCTTATCAAGTACTTGTTATAAGCATCGGACTAGGCCAGATTCTTCCTGCTGTAACAGGGGTTTTCATCGTAAAATATTTAGAAAAACCGCTGACAAGACTCACCAATTAACTAGAATAAATCGGTGCCCAAGAAACTAGACATTCAAAACAATGAAAGGAAATCAGAATGAATCAGATTAACGGGATTACACTTTTAGGAAATCAGAAGGTTGACTACCAGTTCTCCTACACTCCCGAAATACTGGAGACCTTTGAAAATAAGCATCAGGACAATAACTACTTCGTGAAATTCAATTGTCCGGAATTCACAAGTCTTTGCCCCATAACCGGACAGCCCGATTTTGCAGTCATTTACATCTCCTATATTCCTGATGTTCTGATGGTGGAAAGCAAATCCTTGAAACTATATCTTTTCAGCTTCAGAAATCATGGAGACTTTCATGAGGACTGTATGAATATAATTATGAAGGATCTCATCAAGCTGATGGATCCCAAGTATATCGAGGTATGGGGGAAATTCACCCCCCGCGGAGGGATCTCTATCGACCCATACTGCAATTATGGCCGAAAAGGTACCGAATGGGAGACCCTTGCGAAAAATCGGCTGTATCAGCACGATATGTACCCTGAGAAGGTCGATAACAGGTAAATCAGAAGAGGCATACAGTTAAGCTTGAGAAGGCTCCGGAGAGGTTCCGGAGCCTTCTCCGATTCGAATCAGTTTCTTAATAGTGGTCTGTACAGCGAAACAATCAGCCGCTGATGGTTTTAATTATTTATTTCCGCTGCATGCTGTAAATATGGTACCGATTCGACTCTTCAGGTCAAAGTATCCATGATTCATTAATACGATTGGATCTACTTTCAGTCCGTCAGGCTTTTCGCCAGACAAACAATCCTCCTTTGCATAGACCGCAACGATCTCCCCAAGGAACATGGTGAAATCAAAGATAGGGATGGTTTGAGTTACTTTGCAAAGGTAATTTACCGGACAGGCACAGATCATGGGTGCAGTTCCCGCTTCGTCATAGAAGGATTCGAAAACCTGAGACTTATCGGCTTGGTTTCCCGAGACTGTGCCGCAATAATCCGTTTTTTCAACCTGATCAGAGGATGGAATATTCACCGAAAAAAATCCGCTTTCCAACACTCCCTTTGTCGTGCAATGGGAGTTTTTCAGTGAAATATAGAGAACCGGTTTCTGGCTGACAACACCGTATGCTCCGATTGTTGCGTAGTTTGGCTTGCCATCAACAATTGCACCAGCCAGGACAGCGATATAAGGGCCAAAAGGTATGTTTGAGATCTTTTTTTTCATGATATTTTTTCCTTTCTGTTGATATAATTGTTGCAACATTAAGGAAATTATAGATGAGATTATTAAAAAGAAATAGACTTTTTCTTATCATTCAGTTATCATATAGATAGAGTATGCCCCTCAAGGCGTACTCTCTTTTTGTTTTGCATGATTTCATAAGGAATAGGATTTTGTGCTTCTGACTATTTGCCTTCAAATTTGATCGTCGGAGCAAAGCGAGCGGTCCCCTCCGGAGAATTGAATAAAAAGCGCCGTGCCTGTGTGTGAACCCGGCGGAAACCGTCCGAGCAAAGCGAGCAGCCCTTCCTGAGAATTGAATAAAAAGCGCCGTGTCTGTGTGTGTACCCGGTGGAAACCGTCGGAGCCACATGGATACTGTGAGCGACCGTGTTTCCTAGGGAACACACCTGACAGGCGCTTAACCTTTTTATTAAATTCTTTCTACATCAATCCCCGTCTTATGTCCATTCAGATCATAAACAGTAAGCTCCGCGGCCGCCTCAATCAGATCCACAGCGAGGGTTTCCTTCATGATGTAATCCTTATGCTCTGCCAGCGCAGCCTGAACCTCTTCATCCGCCTGATAAGCAATCTTGATCTGATCCATCATTTCAAAATCCTTCTGTTTTCTCAGCTGCTGAACCTTGGAGATCATCTCTCTGGCCAGACCTTCAGAAACCAGCTCCGGCGTTATAGTAGTATCCAGAATCGTAAAGATATTGTTTTCCATGGATACCGTGAAGCCTTCCTTAGCCGAAATTTGAATATCGATAAAGTCTCTCGCAATGGTGGTGTCTTCTCCGTCGATGCTTATGACAGCCTCGCCGTTTTTCTCCATCTGTTCTACGACGAGCAGCGGATCTGCCTTGGCGAGGGCTCCTCCAAAGGCTTTAATCTTCGCTCCAAGAGCAGGACCGGCAACCTTGAAGTTTGGCTTTAAGCCGAAGTTCATATATTGATCTAGCTGCTTCTCAAAAACAACCTCTTTCACATTCAGTTCTTCCGTGATCAGG
This genomic window from Clostridiales bacterium contains:
- a CDS encoding QueT transporter family protein produces the protein MKGAFFMPGIKFLTTKQITISAIVIAAYIAVMFTTQSFAFGQYQIRIATSIYALAAIYPFLILPMGLANFLSNTLMGGLGLPDMIGGFIAGILTAGSCWYMKKISVYLVALPILLVPTLLVPIWLSYLLQVPYQVLVISIGLGQILPAVTGVFIVKYLEKPLTRLTN
- the queF gene encoding NADPH-dependent 7-cyano-7-deazaguanine reductase QueF → MNQINGITLLGNQKVDYQFSYTPEILETFENKHQDNNYFVKFNCPEFTSLCPITGQPDFAVIYISYIPDVLMVESKSLKLYLFSFRNHGDFHEDCMNIIMKDLIKLMDPKYIEVWGKFTPRGGISIDPYCNYGRKGTEWETLAKNRLYQHDMYPEKVDNR
- a CDS encoding flavin reductase family protein, yielding MMKKKISNIPFGPYIAVLAGAIVDGKPNYATIGAYGVVSQKPVLYISLKNSHCTTKGVLESGFFSVNIPSSDQVEKTDYCGTVSGNQADKSQVFESFYDEAGTAPMICACPVNYLCKVTQTIPIFDFTMFLGEIVAVYAKEDCLSGEKPDGLKVDPIVLMNHGYFDLKSRIGTIFTACSGNK
- the namA gene encoding NADPH dehydrogenase NamA, whose protein sequence is MKKLFTEYQIKNLTFKNRIVMPPMCMYCAPETGLVTDWHVVHYGSRAVGGSGLITVEATGIAPEGRLTSNDLGIWDDSHIEGLSRIVSAIHDGGAMAAIQINHGGRKCEAKGMQIEAPSPIPYEEGGTVPREMTKQDIANTVMEFKNAAIRADKAGFDLIQIHAAHGYLLSEFLSPLTNKRTDEYGGSYENRVRFLGEVLDAVREVWSAEKPIEVRISAEDYQEGGNKAEDLAAMLNLVKHKGIDAVNVSTGGVVAVVPKTYPGYQTSHAEKIKRLTSLPTSCGGLITKAEEAESILQEGKGELVYLGRELLRNPYWPFYAAHELNCDVSWPKQYERAKPRK
- a CDS encoding undecaprenyl diphosphate synthase family protein is translated as MKFKRIPDHIGVIPDGNRRWAVGKGMEKKDGYHYGVSPGFQLYELCRDLGVKELTLYGFTTDNTKRPAVQKEAFQKACVDAVMDLADRDAELLVVGNADSPCFPEELIPFTNRVKFGEGSIKVNFLVNYGWEWDLNHQGGLASKDISRMDLIIRWGGRRRLSGFLPIQSVYADMYVLDELWPDFVPEQFFKALDWYQVQDVTLGG